Proteins from one Impatiens glandulifera chromosome 2, dImpGla2.1, whole genome shotgun sequence genomic window:
- the LOC124925985 gene encoding uncharacterized protein LOC124925985, with the protein MDFGFLGSNNNHIPWLSQKVKTTTTISALPPETPPPPKEEQQRSNLEVKLFGRSLLLPLVLWVSNFQTPSLINKELKKKPVVMHNRVDHSRIRFRPYVSKVPWHTGPRAFLSQLFPRYGHYCGPNWSSGKEGGSPVWDRRPIDWLDFCCYCHDIGYDSHDQADMLKADLAFLDCLEKPNMIVKGDARIANLYKKMCTSGLRSILIPYRRHLLKLQSVQMEFGFGFGFGWLGDRQWNVWKLRKNP; encoded by the exons ATGGATTTTGGATTCCTCGGTAGTAACAACAACCACATTCCTTGGCTTAGTCAAAAAGTGAaaaccaccaccaccatctCTGCCCTGCCGCCAGAAACACCACCACCACCAAAGGAGGAACAGCAAAGATCAAATCTTGAGGTGAAGTTATTTGGGCGATCACTTCTTCTCCCATTAGTTTTATGGGTTAGTAATTTCCAAACACCTTCACTGATCAACaaagaattgaagaagaagCCAGTAGTAATGCATAACAGAGTGGATCATTCGAGAATTCGTTTCAGACCATACGTATCGAAAGTTCCATGGCATACCGGTCCGAGAGCTTTCCTGTCTCAGTTATTTCCTAGATACGGGCATTACTGTGGACCGAATTGGTCGAGTGGGAAAGAGGGAGGATCGCCTGTATGGGACAGAAGGCCTATAGATTGGTTGGATTTTTGTTGTTATTGCCATGATATTGGTTACGATTCTCATGATCAGGCAGATATGTTGAAGGCTGACCTTGCCTTTCTCGATTGTCTGGAGAAACCTAACATGATTGTCAAAGGGGATGCTCGAATTGCCAATCTATACAAGAAGATGTGCACATCAG GTCTGAGAAGTATATTGATTCCTTATAGAAGACATCTGTTGAAGCTGCAGTCAGTTCAAATGgaatttggatttggatttgggTTTGGATGGCTGGGAGATAGGCAATGGAATGTATGGAAGCTGAGAAAGAATCCATGA
- the LOC124926229 gene encoding uncharacterized protein LOC124926229: MTESFDFVDAQQLTDELRTMSLNPEAEVVKQSEGEGHQVNCEIHHGTCAICLNKIALQETALVKGCDHAYCVTCILRWATYKEKPTCPQCKHPFESLSVHRYLDGSIHDYMMEESVCLLVRASWFKPLIVEESNDEVDDYFHYVDDEEHDDLDEVYYNNRSSTNLRIGNRRWGDNGYVRAGRQEARPPPPVYLPKEDGGASGSSRQTKNRGGGAGKEPVGRRAKRTMKREAANRVASEKASEAFGQVRSQGQANNEKGSGQQGGV, from the exons ATGACCGAATCCTTCGATTTCGTCGACGCTCAACAGCTAACTGACGAATTGCGAACCATGTCTCTCAACCCAGAAGCAGAG GTGGTAAAGCAGAGTGAAGGAGAGGGACATCAAGTGAATTGTGAAATTCATCATGGTACTTGTGCTATTTGTTTAAACAAGATAGCTCTCCAGGAGACTGCCCTGGTTAAAGGATGCGATCATGCTTACTG CGTGACTTGCATACTCAGATGGGCCACTTACAAGGAGAAACCGACGTGCCCCCAGTGTAAGCATCCGTTTGAATCCCTCAGCGTTCATCGCTACCTGGATGGGAG TATCCATGACTATATGATGGAGGAGAGTGTTTGCCTTCTTGTGAGAGCTTCTTGGTTTAAGCCCTTGATAGTTGAGGAGTCGAATGATGAGGTGGATGACTATTTTCATTACGTGGATGATGAAGAACATGATGATCTGGATGAAGTTTATTATAATAACCGTTCTTCAACAAATCTGCGAATTGGTAATAGAAGATGGGGAGATAATGGGTATGTTAGAGCTGGAAGACAAGAAGCTAGGCCCCCACCCCCAGTTTATCTTCCTAAAGAAGATGGAGGTGCTTCTGGCTCATCACGACAAACCAAAAATAGAGGAGGAGGTGCGGGGAAAGAGCCGGTGGGTCGGCGGGCCAAGCGAACAATGAAAAGGGAAGCTGCCAATAGGGTGGCGTCTGAAAAGGCATCTGAAGCTTTTGGTCAGGTTAGGTCTCAGGGCCAAGCAAACAATGAAAAGGGAAGCGGCCAACAGGGTGGCGTCTGA
- the LOC124927588 gene encoding uncharacterized protein LOC124927588, giving the protein MMDDDDDSFNHTTTGFRFNPQAESDHGGGGHGFSGILDIYVHHAKNIHNICIYDNQDVYAKFSLTCDPDETITTRIIIGGGKNPDFNQNLSMKITQFDVVLKCEIWMLSRAKNFMEDQLLGFALVPISTLSGKGKISQDYTLSSTDLFHSPAGTVKLTLSINPNNLPSSSEAAAAINSSITSEVVLLNRNMPESTLDPIEYTRIEFPDINVASENQEMVSRYFDLASFLHLGISPEYEMAANSSGESSNGFLSSTMTSLSDDRISSADSMEKKAHGSSAYPETPTSKKKGDQTREVENKEEGENKKGNDSVQFGSAFPSRSGKMKMEVEQSEIQQQIVDMYMRSMQQFTESLAKMKLPMDLDHHKLEAEEKNGGIIQNNDNNKNNNKFNDENKNKKDGSRVFYGSRAFF; this is encoded by the coding sequence atgatggatgatgatgatgattcatTCAATCACACAACAACCGGGTTTCGTTTCAACCCCCAAGCTGAATCAGATCACGGCGGTGGTGGTCATGGGTTTTCAGGGATCTTGGATATCTATGTTCATCATGCCAAAAACATTCACAACATTTGTATCTACGACAATCAAGATGTCTATGCCAAATTCTCACTTACATGTGACCCCGACGAGACTATCACTACAAGAATCATCATAGGAGGCGGAAAAAACCCAGATTTCAACCAGAATTTATCCATGAAGATTACCCAATTCGATGTCGTCCTCAAATGTGAGATTTGGATGCTCAGCAGGGCTAAGAACTTCATGGAAGATCAACTTCTTGGTTTTGCTTTAGTACCCATTTCCACTTTATCTGGGAAAGGTAAGATCAGCCAAGACTATACTCTATCTTCCACTGATTTGTTCCACTCCCCAGCCGGAACTGTCAAACTCACTCTCTCTATCAACCCAAACAACCTTCCTTCTTCTTCTGAAGCAGCAGCAGCTATCAATTCATCCATCACTTCAGAGGTTGTGCTTCTCAATAGGAATATGCCAGAATCTACGTTGGACCCGATTGAGTATACCAGGATTGAATTCCCTGACATCAATGTTGCCAGTGAGAATCAAGAGATGGTTTCTCGATATTTTGATTTGGCTTCCTTTCTACATCTTGGCATCTCTCCTGAATACGAAATGGCTGCTAATTCCTCTGGAGAATCGTCCAACGGGTTCTTGAGCTCCACCATGACAAGCTTAAGCGACGACAGGATCTCTTCTGCTGATTCAATGGAGAAGAAGGCTCACGGTTCTTCGGCTTATCCAGAGACACCGACTTCGAAGAAGAAAGGTGATCAGACAAGGGAAGTTGAGAATAAGGAAGAGGGCGAGAACAAAAAAGGCAATGATTCTGTTCAGTTTGGATCAGCTTTCCCTAGCCGAAGTGGGAAGATGAAAATGGAGGTTGAGCAGTCGGAAATACAACAACAGATTGTGGACATGTATATGAGAAGTATGCAACAATTTACTGAATCACTAGCGAAGATGAAGCTTCCAATGGATCTTGATCATCACAAGCTTGAAGCTGAGGAGAAAAACGGAGGTATAATTCAGAACAATGACAATAACAAGaacaataacaaatttaacgatgagaataagaataagaaagaCGGGTCAAGGGTGTTCTATGGAAGCAGGGCTTTCTTCTGA
- the LOC124926159 gene encoding pentatricopeptide repeat-containing protein At1g62350, with amino-acid sequence MLRSARDLLRRVSSTHLVLNRTKALGQFNGGTERFIFGSASRPSLSIWRRKKEIGKEGLFTVKELKRLQLDPVRLQRFMKSHVSRLLKSDIVAVLAEFQRQDLVFLSMKLYEVVRSEIWYRPDMFFYRDMLMMLSRNKKVDEAKRVWNDLKGEEVHIDQHTFGDIVRAFLDSGLPSEAMEIYEEMRQSPDIPLSLPFRVMLKGLVPYPELREKMKDDFLELFPGMIVYDPPEDLFEEEDDTDEDDGGRRKRRWGDDY; translated from the exons ATGCTACGATCGGCTAGAGACCTGCTGAGAAGGGTTTCATCAACTCATCTAGTTCTCAACCGGACGAAGGCATTAGGTCAATTCAATGGAGGGACAGAGCGTTTTATATTCGGTTCAGCATCAAGGCCAAGTTTATCCATATGGAGACGAAAGAAAGAAATTGGGAAGGAAGGGCTGTTCACTGTTAAGGAACTAAAGAGGCTACAGTTGGACCCAGTTCGTCTCCAACGATTCATGAAATCTCATGTTTCTCGTCTCCTGAAATCAGACATAGTTGCAGTTCTGGCTGAATTCCAGAGGCAAGACCTCGTATTTCTTTCCATGAAG CTATACGAAGTGGTCAGGTCAGAAATTTGGTACAGACCGGACATGTTCTTCTATAGGGACATGCTTATGATGCTCTCAAGGAACAAAAAAGTGGATGAAGCTAAGCGCGTTTGGAATGATCTGAAGGGAGAGGAAGTTCATATTGATCAGCATACTTTTGGAGATATTGTTAGAGCATTTTTGGACAGTGGATTGCCATCAGAGGCAATGGAGATATATGAAGAGATGAGACAATCTCCTGATATTCCACTTTCTTTGCCTTTTCGTGTTATGTTGAAAGGACTTGTTCCATATCCGGAATTAAGGGAGAAGATGAAGGATGATTTCTTAGAGCTTTTTCCCGGCATGATTGTGTATGACCCGCCTGAAGATCTCTTTGAGGAGGAGGATGACACGGATGAAGATGATGGAGGAAGAAGGAAGAGGAGATGGGGAGATGACTATTAg